One genomic window of Camelina sativa cultivar DH55 chromosome 5, Cs, whole genome shotgun sequence includes the following:
- the LOC104789810 gene encoding uncharacterized protein LOC104789810: MVNQSERRTLPPQATSSIRPSNQNSLIHETPAIQFGFQFAPSSSTGPCLEIEEIQSQICGMSSLLHRAFSTAPEIDRIVEVTRRTPFTQWILQAAIPNVKLKLPTYLGDKDPVLFMTSFMATVAKARFTDEQWDIVYCQLFVDSLSGPALTWFTRLESNSIDNFTELSTAFLKHYRIFIERGMSSLDLWVMAQDPGEPINMFSGRFKEKLANVFVPEDAAIAAFKKSLLPGSPLRKDLNIREPKDLDDTLHRASRFALVEEEDARLAEKTVSACSAPAKDKNWDEYHKPRKHHDPQDRKKGVVLAVSDVDGQSKSAPDPKDLYCDFLMVPDHSMHKCQHLKNSLYKKYISGEVEALYQPKVFHGGRGRHGGWPGGRSNGGHGAGGGGRGYANNGPANNIPQPANQVLVGHQEEMPQENELPGPPKRQRGQNPEHTNSPLQGRITMILGPLEECNDSVRALKKRARQVCSFQMVSDEHPFYTDPITFTLEDAKGIQHPHSDPLVVEVATGEFDFERSWLIPGAL; the protein is encoded by the coding sequence ATGGTCAATCAATCGGAGCGAAGGACTCTTCCCCCGCAGGCAACGTCGAGTATTCGGCCGTCCAACCAGAACTCACTAATTCATGAGACCCCGGCTATCCAGTTCGGCTTCCAGTTCGCCCCTTCAAGCAGCACCGGACCTTGCCTCGAAATTGAGGAAATCCAGTCGCAGATTTGTGGGATGAGTTCGCTCCTTCACCGGGCATTCAGCACAGCTCCTGAGATTGACAGGATTGTCGAGGTCACTCGGCGAACCCCTTTCACTCAGTGGATCCTGCAAGCTGCCATACCAAACGTAAAGCTGAAGCTCCCAACCTACCTCGGAGATAAGGACCCAGTCCTTTTCATGACATCTTTTATGGCAACTGTAGCCAAGGCGCGTTTTACAGACGAACAGTGGGATATTGTGTACTGCCAACTGTTCGTCGATAGTCTTTCCGGTCCTGCTTTAACCTGGTTTACAAGGCTTGAGTCAAACTCGATTGACAACTTCACCGAATTATCAACGGCTTTCCTCAAACATTATCGAATCTTTATCGAGCGAGGTATGTCAAGTTTGGATCTGTGGGTGATGGCCCAGGACCCCGGCGAGCCCATTAATATGTTCTCTGGCCGGTTTAAGGAAAAATTGGCAAACGTTTTCGTCCCAGAGGACGCTGCGATTGCCGCTTTCAAGAAAAGTCTACTTCCCGGTTCACCCTTGCGGAAGGACCTGAACATTCGAGAGCCCAAAGATCTCGACGACACGCTGCACCGAGCCTCTCGATTCGCCCTTGTGGAAGAAGAGGACGCCCGGTTGGCGGAGAAAACAGTGTCAGCATGCTCCGCTCCCGCAAAGGACAAAAATTGGGACGAGTACCACAAGCCCCGAAAGCACCACGATCCTCAGGACCGAAAGAAGGGTGTGGTCCTTGCGGTCTCAGATGTGGATGGTCAAAGCAAGTCGGCGCCAGACCCGAAGGACCTGTACTGTGACTTCCTCATGGTACCCGACCATTCAATGCACAAGTGCCAGCACCTAAAGAATTCtctatacaaaaaatatatttccgGTGAAGTCGAGGCCCTCTATCAACCCAAGGTTTTCCACGGAGGAAGAGGTCGCCATGGAGGCTGGCCAGGTGGCAGATCTAATGGTGGCCACGGTGCAGGAGGAGGTGGTCGAGGCTATGCGAACAACGGCCCAGCCAACAATATTCCACAACCAGCGAATCAGGTGCTCGTAGGTCATCAGGAGGAAATGCCTCAAGAGAACGAGTTACCCGGTCCCCCCAAGCGTCAACGGGGGCAGAATCCCGAGCACACCAACTCCCCTCTCCAAGGACGAATAACTATGATACTTGGCCCGCTGGAAGAATGTAATGACTCCGTTCGAGCGTTAAAGAAAAGAGCACGCCAGGTTTGTAGCTTCCAGATGGTCTCAGATGAGCATCCGTTCTACACAGACCCCATAACATTCACGCTGGAAGATGCCAAAGGAATCCAACATCCTCATTCGGATCCTCTGGTCGTCGAGGTAGCCACGGGTGAATTCGACTTCGAAAGGTCCTGGTTGATACCGGGAGCACTGTGA